The proteins below come from a single Alligator mississippiensis isolate rAllMis1 chromosome 2, rAllMis1, whole genome shotgun sequence genomic window:
- the FLRT2 gene encoding leucine-rich repeat transmembrane protein FLRT2 — MGPWTRMWPTDWAVFLKSWLIFSLGLYMQVSKTLACPKVCRCDRNFVYCNERSLTSVPLGIPEGVTVLYLHNNQINNAGFPAELHNVQSVHTVYLYGNQLDEFPMNLPKNVRVLHLQENNIQTISRAALAQLLKLEELHLDDNSISTVGVEDGAFREAISLKLLFLSKNHLSSVPVGLPVDLQELRVDENRIAVISDLAFQNLTSLERLIVDGNLLTNKGIAEGTFSHLSNLKEFSIVRNSLTYPPPDLPGTHLLRLYLQDNQINHIPLTAFSNLHKLERLDISNNYLRMLVRGVFDNLHNLKQLTVRNNPWLCDCSIKWVTEWLKFIPSSINVRGFMCQGPEQVRGMAVRELNMNMLSCPTTTPGLPLVTPAPGITLPTTLGPTSSVPTLSSKYTPLTPATSTLPTVPTREDKERVTPPISERIQLFIHFVNDTCIQVNWMSFFTVMSYKLTWVKMGHSPVGGIVQEQKVSGEKQHLSLVNLEPKSTYRICLVPLYAYNNYWAGEDTVCSEATTKGSYLNNGSNTASSHEQTTSQNMGSPFLLAGLIGGAVIFVLVVLLSIFCWHMHKKGRYTSQKWKYNRGRRKDDYCEAGTKKDNSILEMTETSFQIVSLNNDQLLKGDFRLQPIYTPNGGINYTDCHIPNNMRYCNSNVSELEHCHT; from the coding sequence ATGGGCCCATGGACTAGAATGTGGCCCACAGATTGGGCTGTTTTCCTGAAATCATGGCTCATATTTTCCTTGGGGCTCTACATGCAGGTTTCCAAAACTCTGGCCTGTCCAAAAGTGTGCCGCTGTGACCGAAACTTTGTCTATTGTAATGAACGAAGCTTGACCTCAGTGCCTCTTGGGATACCGGAGGGTGTAACCGTACTCTACCTCCACAATAACCAAATTAATAATGCTGGATTCCCTGCAGAGTTGCATAATGTCCAGTCTGTGCACACGGTCTACCTATATGGCAACCAATTGGATGAATTTCCCATGAATCTGCCCAAGAATGTCAGGGTTCTCCACCTGCAGGAAAACAACATTCAGACTATTTCtcgggctgccctggctcagctctTGAAGTTGGAAGAGCTGCATCTGGATGACAACTCCATCTCTACTGTAGGTGTTGAGGATGGGGCATTTCGTGAAGCTATCAGCCTCAAGCTTCTGTTTTTGTCCAAGAATCATTTAAGCAGTGTACCAGTAGGCCTTCCAGTGGACTTACAAGAACTACGAGTTGATGAAAACAGAATTGCCGTTATTTCAGACTTGGCTTTCCAGAATCTTACAAGCTTGGAACGTCTGATTGTGGATGGCAATCTCCTTACCAATAAAGGCATTGCTGAGGGCACCTTCAGCCACCTATCGAATCTCAAGGAATTCTCAATAGTACGGAATTCACTAACTTACCCTCCCCCTGATCTTCCAGGTACACATCTGCTGAGGCTCTACCTGCAGGACAACCAGATAAACCACATACCACTTACAGCCTTTTCAAACCTTCACAAGTTGGAGCGGCTTGATATTTCTAACAATTATCTCCGGATGCTAGTGAGAGGGGTCTTTGATAACCTCCACAACCTGAAGCAACTTACTGTGAGGAATAATCCCTGGTTATGTGACTGCAGTATTAAATGGGTCACTGAGTGGCTCAAATTTATTCCCTCATCCATCAATGTCCGGGGCTTTATGTGCCAGGGACCAGAACAGGTCCGAGGTATGGCAGTCAGGGAGCTCAATATGAATATGTTGTCATGCCCAACCACCACTCCTGGTCTGCCACTtgtcaccccagctcctggtataACCTTGCCAACCACACTGGGTCCTACTTCATCAGTTCCAACCCTGAGTAGCAAATACACCCCTCTCACACCGGCCACTTCCACGCTCCCCACTGTGCCTACCAGGGAGGACAAAGAAAGGGTGACACCTCCCATTTCTGAACGGATTCAACTCTTCATTCATTTTGTGAATGACACTTGTATTCAAGTTAACTGGATGTCCTTTTTTACTGTCATGTCCTACAAACTCACATGGGTTAAAATGGGCCACAGTCCAGTAGGGGGCATTGTTCAGGAACAGAAAGTTAGTGGTGAGAAACAACACTTAAGCCTGGTAAATCTGGAGCCCAAATCCACTTATCGGATTTGTTTGGTTCCACTGTATGCTTATAATAATTACTGGGCTGGAGAAGACACTGTCTGTTCAGAAGCCACAACCAAGGGTTCTTATTTAAACAATGGCAGCAACACAGCCTCCAGCCATGAGCAGACAACTTCTCAAAACATGGGCTCCCCATTTCTGCTGGCAGGGTTGattgggggggcagtgatatttGTCCTTGTGGTCTTGCTCAGCATCTTTTGTTGGCATATGCACAAAAAGGGACGCTACACCTCTCAGAAGTGGAAATATAACCGGGGCCGGCGGAAAGATGATTACTGCGAGGCGGGGACCAAGAAGGACAACTCCATCCTGGAGATGACGGAAACCAGCTTCCAGATTGTCTCCTTAAATAACGATCAACTCCTTAAAGGAGATTTCAGACTGCAGCCCATTTATACCCCAAATGGGGGCATTAACTACACAGACTGCCACATCCCCAACAACATGAGATACTGCAACAGCAACGTCTCAGAATTGGAGCACTGTCATACGTGA